A genomic stretch from Gammaproteobacteria bacterium includes:
- a CDS encoding peptidoglycan DD-metalloendopeptidase family protein, with the protein MLPLLALAAAAHGATDSAAKQKQLDALRARLSRVQQDQEAALQKRDALQVQLRQSERAIAAAQREYQDLDRQVDAAERQLADLERQKAARQAALDAQKRALAEQLQAAYREGQDSQLRLLLDAQDPETVGRLLAYYDYVNRARAARIGAVRKEIAALDEVDARIQDQLGSLKSLRDGRARMLAELQSRGKARRELLASLDAGIKSRGAEIARLKRDQQAMQSLVDSLRKALGDVPPELMQGKRFASLKGRLLWPVAGKVLDRYGEPRAGGHLRWDGDLIAAPLGTPVRAVSQGRVVYADWMPHFGLLVILDHGDGYLSIYAHNQNAARQVGDFVKAGETIAALGDTGGEDQPALYFELRHGNDTLDPRRWCRGSP; encoded by the coding sequence GTGCTGCCGCTCCTGGCCCTGGCCGCCGCGGCCCACGGGGCCACGGACAGCGCCGCCAAGCAGAAGCAGCTCGATGCCCTGCGCGCGCGCTTGAGCAGGGTGCAGCAGGACCAGGAGGCGGCGCTGCAGAAGCGCGACGCGCTGCAAGTGCAGCTGCGCCAGAGCGAGCGCGCCATCGCCGCCGCCCAGCGCGAGTACCAGGACCTGGACCGGCAGGTGGACGCGGCCGAGCGCCAGCTCGCCGACCTCGAGCGCCAGAAGGCGGCACGCCAGGCGGCGCTGGACGCGCAGAAGCGCGCGCTGGCCGAGCAGCTGCAGGCCGCCTACCGTGAGGGCCAGGATTCGCAGCTCAGGCTGCTGCTGGACGCGCAGGACCCGGAGACGGTCGGGCGCCTGCTCGCCTACTACGACTACGTGAACCGCGCGCGCGCCGCGCGCATCGGTGCGGTGCGCAAGGAGATCGCGGCGCTGGATGAGGTGGACGCGCGCATCCAGGACCAGCTCGGCTCCCTCAAGAGCCTGCGCGACGGGCGCGCCAGGATGCTCGCGGAGCTGCAGTCGCGCGGCAAGGCGCGGCGCGAGCTCCTGGCGAGCCTCGACGCCGGCATCAAGAGCCGCGGCGCCGAGATCGCGCGCCTGAAGCGCGACCAGCAGGCGATGCAGTCCCTGGTGGACAGCCTGCGCAAGGCGCTGGGCGACGTGCCGCCGGAGCTCATGCAGGGCAAGCGCTTCGCCTCCCTCAAGGGCCGCCTGCTGTGGCCGGTGGCGGGCAAGGTGCTGGACCGCTACGGCGAACCGCGCGCCGGCGGCCACCTGCGCTGGGACGGTGATCTCATCGCCGCGCCCCTCGGCACGCCGGTGCGGGCCGTGTCCCAGGGACGCGTGGTGTATGCGGACTGGATGCCGCACTTCGGCCTGCTGGTGATCCTCGACCACGGCGACGGCTACCTCAGCATCTACGCCCACAACCAGAACGCCGCCCGCCAGGTGGGCGACTTCGTGAAGGCCGGCGAGACCATCGCCGCCCTCGGCGACACCGGCGGCGAGGACCAGCCCGCCCTCTACTTCGAGCTGCGCCACGGCAACGACACCCTCGACCCGCGCCGCTGGTGCCGCGGCAGCCCCTGA
- the secB gene encoding protein-export chaperone SecB — translation MAENDNLQQKTVLLNRIYVKDCSFESPRSPEVFASPMSPQLDVNMRTASKKISGSEVEVVLTVTVEATSDGRSLFLIEVHQAGLFTVSGFAEAEEKAILGSYCPGILFPYAREVVSDLVMKGGMPALLLQPVNFDAVYAQSLAEAGAAK, via the coding sequence ATGGCCGAGAACGACAACCTCCAGCAGAAGACCGTGCTGCTGAACCGCATCTACGTGAAGGACTGCTCCTTCGAGTCGCCGCGCTCGCCGGAGGTGTTCGCCTCCCCCATGAGCCCCCAGCTTGACGTGAACATGCGCACCGCCAGCAAGAAGATCTCGGGCAGCGAGGTCGAGGTGGTGCTCACCGTCACCGTGGAAGCCACCAGCGACGGCCGCAGCCTGTTCCTCATCGAGGTGCACCAGGCGGGCCTGTTCACCGTGTCCGGCTTCGCCGAAGCGGAGGAGAAGGCCATCCTCGGCAGCTACTGCCCGGGCATCCTGTTCCCCTACGCCCGCGAGGTGGTCTCGGACCTGGTGATGAAGGGCGGCATGCCCGCGCTGCTCTTGCAGCCCGTCAACTTCGACGCGGTCTACGCCCAGAGCCTGGCGGAAGCCGGGGCGGCGAAGTAA
- a CDS encoding rhodanese-like domain-containing protein, with product MPRLLEFIQHHYYLAGLAALALAALAVDEALRRMRKYQEVSAAQGVLLINKGAAVLDLRSPAEFSAGHIIHARNLPLPELDARAGELDKLKGQPLLLCCKDGREAGSAAARLSKLGLGPVSVLKGGVAAWQQEQFPLERG from the coding sequence ATGCCACGCCTCCTCGAGTTCATCCAGCACCACTACTACCTCGCCGGCCTTGCCGCGCTGGCGCTCGCCGCGCTCGCCGTGGACGAGGCGTTGCGGCGCATGCGCAAGTACCAGGAAGTGAGCGCCGCCCAGGGCGTGCTGCTCATCAACAAGGGCGCCGCGGTGCTTGATCTGCGCTCCCCCGCCGAGTTCTCCGCCGGCCACATCATCCACGCCCGCAACCTGCCCCTGCCGGAACTGGACGCGCGGGCGGGCGAACTCGACAAACTGAAAGGCCAGCCACTGCTGCTCTGCTGCAAGGATGGCCGCGAGGCCGGCAGCGCCGCCGCGCGCCTCTCGAAGCTGGGCTTGGGACCGGTGAGCGTGCTCAAGGGCGGCGTCGCCGCCTGGCAGCAGGAACAGTTCCCGCTGGAGCGCGGCTGA
- the grxC gene encoding glutaredoxin 3, giving the protein MAPVTVYSTQYCGYCVRAKALLDAKHVPYTEVRVDLDPDKMAEMMQKSGRRTVPQIFVGGHHVGGFDELYMLERSGGLDPLLSGS; this is encoded by the coding sequence ATGGCGCCGGTGACGGTCTACTCCACCCAATATTGCGGCTATTGCGTGCGTGCCAAGGCGCTCCTGGACGCCAAGCACGTGCCTTACACCGAGGTGCGCGTGGACCTGGACCCGGACAAGATGGCGGAGATGATGCAGAAGAGCGGCCGGCGCACGGTGCCGCAGATCTTCGTCGGCGGGCACCACGTGGGCGGCTTCGACGAGCTGTACATGCTGGAGCGCAGCGGCGGGCTGGACCCGCTCCTGTCCGGCAGCTGA